A DNA window from Camelina sativa cultivar DH55 chromosome 13, Cs, whole genome shotgun sequence contains the following coding sequences:
- the LOC104736958 gene encoding gibberellin-regulated protein 2-like, with product MARLRYQLVLLLIIVCLTTYELHVHAADGVKVGEGVVKIDCDGRCKGRCSKSSRTKLCLRACNSCCSRCNCVPPGTAGNHHLCPCYASITTRGGRLKCP from the exons ATGGCAAGATTAAGATATCAACTGGTTCTGTTACTAATCATTGTCTGTCTCACGACTTATGAG CTTCACGTTCATGCTGCTGATGGCGTAAAGGTTGGTGAGGGCGTAGTGAAAATCG ACTGCGATGGGAGATGCAAAGGTAGATGCAGCAAATCGTCGAGAACGAAACTGTGCTTGAGAGCATGCAACAGCTGTTGTTCCCGCTGCAACTGTGTGCCACCTGGTACTGCCGGAAACCACCATCTTTGTCCTTGCTACGCCTCTATTACCACTCGCGGTGGCCGTCTTAAATGCCCTTAA
- the LOC104738310 gene encoding uncharacterized protein LOC104738310 — MEMTIEDFVSQPGRELITRLDSYGAPNTTWFCDSHNGITKSLLRMMYGILKTPYAKFSVMPSSEQEMWFKQFAQDFTWHPDITNNVRKEFKKAAARQYSKMLNEWKQKWKKGNVPKGLSDDLFQGLIQYWGEVNTVSLSSKYSQNRRSDRGGLGMATHNNGPVSAYTRQRQLTIRDGVVPDHITLMEDMHTNKKTKQIQDGRAKLVVESSRRRQEEIISSQQSSEGSESTVELGREKLNEIFYEETEKNKGRIFGLGNLSQQSPLSQSTGYSFAPTQEFQQALQEKDARIAALEKEMEEQKAENKRRDEENKKRDEDLAAFMSECGQDILPFRFLNSSFVL; from the exons ATGGAGATGACCattgaagattttgtttctcaacCGGGACGAGAACTTATCACCCGCTTAGATTCTTATGGCGCTCCAAATACCACATGGTTTTGTGATTCGCATAATGGGATCACAAAATCTCTTTTGCGTATGATGTATGGAATCCTCAAAACACCATACGCAAAGTTTTCAGTGATGCCTTCGTCAGAACAAGAAATGTGGTTTAAGCAATTTGCG caAGATTTCACTTGGCATCCGGATATCACCAACAACGTTCGAAAAGAGTTTAAGAAGGCGGCTGCTAGACAATATTCTAAGATGTTGAATGAGTGGAAGCAAAAGTGGAAGAAAGGAAATGTGCCAAAAGGGTTGAGCGATGATCTCTTCCAAGGTTTGATTCAATATTGGGGTGAAGTAAATACAGTTTCACTTTCCTCAAAATATTCTCAGAATAGAAGGAGCGACCGTGGCGGGTTGGGCATGGCAACCCACAACAATGGTCCAGTTAGCGCCTATACCCGACAACGCCAACTT ACTATTAGGGATGGTGTGGTACCAGACCATATTACTTTGATGGAGGATATGCATACCAAcaaaaagaccaaacaaatacaAGATGGTAGAGCTAAGCTGGTTGTTGAGAGTTCGAGGAGGCGGCAAGAGGAGATAATCAGTTCCCAACAATCTTCTGAAGGATCGGAGTCTACTGTTGAACTTGGAAGAGAGAAATTAAACGAGATTTTTTATGag gaaactgaaaaaaacaagGGACGGATTTTTGGACTTGGAAATCTCTCCCAACAAAGCCCGTTATCTCAATCAACGGGTTACTCATTTGCTCCCACACAAGAGTTCCAACAAGCTCTGCAAGAGAAGGATGCTCGGATTGCAGCATTGGAAAAGgaaatggaagaacaaaaagcGGAGAACAAAAGAAGGGACGAGGAGAACAAGAAGAGGGATGAGGATCTAGCAGCGTTCATGAGCGAATGCGGGCAAGACATTCTGCCTTTTAGATTTCTGAATTCTagctttgttttgtaa
- the LOC104736959 gene encoding uncharacterized protein LOC104736959, which yields MLGNSLASPLATLCSAKCVRHSSVYSDLVTYNNVLPLSLNSSYHGVIGGKRTCLVSRNKWVVFCSTTQVETSKEEDPKTWEECKEALSCFDFSIEEKDKILGKAFGHIHSPYWTEERAKENPKVETLNQILEFLRSLGLSDEDLHKVMKKFPEVLGCSLEEEMKPNIGILENQWGISGKQLKNLLLRNPKVLGYNVDCKGDCIAQCTRCWVRF from the exons ATGCTAGGAAACTCTTTAGCTTCACCTTTGGCAACATTGTGTTCGGCGAAATGCGTCCGTCACTCTTCTGTATAT tcTGATCTTGTAACATACAATAATGTTTTACCATTGAGCCTGAACTCGTCGTATCATGGTGTTATTGGAGGAAAAAGGACATGTCTTGTTTCACGAAACAAATGGGTAGTGTTTTGTTCAACAACACAAGTGGAAACCTCTAAGGAAGAAGATCCAAAGACATGGGAAGAATGCAAAGAAgctctttcttgttttgatttcaGTATAGAGGAGAAAGACAAGATACTAGGAAAAGCGTTTGGTCATATCCACTCGCCGTACTGGACTGAAGAGCGAGCGAAAGAGAATCCAAAGGTGGAAACTTTGAATCAAATACTTGAGTTTCTTAGGAGTCTTGGTTTATCAGACGAAGATCTGCATAAGGTGATGAAGAAGTTCCCGGAAGTACTCGGTTGCAGCTTAGAAGAGGAGATGAAACCAAACATTGGGATTTTGGAAAACCAATGGGGGATTTCGGGTAAGCAACTAAAGAACCTGTTGCTTCGGAATCCGAAAGTGTTGGGATACAATGTGGATTGTAAAGGAGATTGTATTGCTCAATGCACTCGGTGTTGGGTTCGGTTTTAG